Genomic segment of Panicum virgatum strain AP13 chromosome 2K, P.virgatum_v5, whole genome shotgun sequence:
GCGAGAGCATCGACGAGAGCGGATTCTGTGGGCAGGTGGACGGCGAAGGCAACCTGGAGTACACGCTGTGCGACAGACCGTACAAGTACTTCTACTGGGACAGCACCAACCCAACGCAGGCTGGATGGAAGGCCGTCATGGAGCAGCTCGAAGGCCCCATCAGAGAGTATCTGGGCATCTAGCTCTTTGGCAGTTTGGTTGAGGTCGTGTCTTGCCTTGCACGGAAGAGTTTGTTAGGTTAGGTTTGGAGATTGGGCGTGTTCATTCTTGGTGTAGGCATTGGTGTCCAGAAATTCCATGCATATCTAGCTATACAAATTGGGTAGGGATATTTAGTTTAGAACTTTAGATTGGGTAATTGGTGTCGTGCTGCTAGATTATTGGCATGTTACGTTGGTATTTTGTGATCTTCCATGAATGAGCATCTCGTGAGgtataaaacaaagaaaatgTGCTGGTTCACTTCTGCAATGATCTCCTTATGAAAATAGCATACATTTTTCTAGACTGAGATAATTCCAACCAGATCAATTATAACCCTGAGAACTCACAAAAACAGGCTATCCACTCAGTCCCATGTGGATCTAGTGGTTGCGCAGGATAAATCATAGCCAGCTTAAGGGAACACCAGGGGAAGCCATGACTTGATCTCAAAAGGGAAGAGTGCACGTGCAGCACGCGTTCCAGATCCATAGAAAAATCAATTTTGACGATCACAAAATAGACTCTGTACACGAATTTTATACAGCTACAACAATCTGTTCATATATAACTAGCCTACATATGAAAGTACAGCTTGAGAGCGTGTATTCACATATTCCAATACAAATTTGGGACTTGAGGCAGGTGATATAAAGGAGCAAATAAAAGGAAGAACTTTGATTTGCCTATTTCTATCCACAGTTATCTATACAGGCAGTAGCTCCATCGTCAAAGCTGGGGCTATACAAGCCCGACGAAGTTGATGGTATAAGAAATGTAACAATGATGCTGCCAATGAGATGATAATGATATACATCTGATTCTGAAATATCAATGAATTTCACGGCCCTTGGTCTCAAGAGGAAACAGGGTACACGCCACTCCTGCAAGAAAGAGTGCCAGATCCATCACAAGCACGGCTTCTTTCTGGTGATGTTTCTCTATCAATGCAGTTATCGTGAGAGGAGCAACGATGCTTCCAACTCGGCCAATGAAATTAGCAAACCCAACTCCGGTGTTGCGACAAGATGTAGGGTATATCTGCACAAAATTTGACACTAAATGAGTTTCTTTATGAAAAAATGGAATGAGATGTACTAACCTATTGTATTCTATGGTTACATTATTGTCTGTTTCACAATATATGCATCTTCTGAAAATACCGATTTAAATCATTTGACTCTCATGTTATTCATGTAACTATACTCTTAGGCATCAGTACTGATCACCATGGGCCTAACTAGATATATTAATGGGAAAACTCCAGTTTACACCctcgaactattgcaaaagtgcgattttcaaccttcaactacaaaaccggataaccgagaccatccaactgtcaaaaccggacaaatttggcccttaGGGTGGTTTCGAATGTggctttgtattttttttaaaaaaaataaaaaaattctaattagaCCTAAAAAATCAAACTAATTcatttaaattcagaaaaatatgaaactagtaccaaaatatttctaaaaatgtaacctatccaTTACTGCTCTATTTGAATAttagttattaaaaaataataggcgtaactacaagcaaccaaatattatgaatatataaaaaaatagatatGAATAACTGACAAGTATCGTGCCAATAGAttggttacatttttagaaaactttgatacccatttcgtattttttatttaaataaattacttatcaatttttttagtttaaatttgaatatttttaattctcacaaaatggaaagCCACCTTCGAAACCACCTAAAGGGCCAAAATTGCCCTGTTTGAACAGTTGGATGCCCCCTTGttatccggtttcgtagttaaaggttgaaaatcgaacttttgtgatagttcgagggtgtaaaccggacttttccTTATATCCAAATCAGTATTATATTTTTGTAGTTATGAACATATAAGGTAACATATACATCATGTAATCCGGGGAACCTATCAAAGGGAGACCAATATGAAAAAATGAATATGCAGAAGTAAGTGGTGTTTGGCAATGACCTCAGGGGAATAAACATGAAGAACAGCAAAGCTCCCCATAACACAAGTGCGTGCACAGAAGAGAAGGATAATTGATAAACCTTGTCTCAACTGTATACAAAGCGGTGCACTAAAGGCACAGCACAACAAAATCATGCCTCCCAGTGTCACTTTCCGACCAATCCTATCAACCAGTAGCGCTGCCAAAAGAAGACCAGGAAACTCTGCCATAAATAAAGCAAAGGCTTTAGTTATTAAAATACTTAATTAATTCTTCTTAGAAAGTAGCATTTGAATAATATTTAACAGAACAACaattttaaatacaatcaataaTTGAATAACCTTCTCATTTTCTTTGGCAAGTTGCAAGAATTATTCATAATAAGATAGAGAAAACAGGAAACAGTGTCTCTAGAACCATGTTCTGCAGTTACTAAATATGCTGCAGTTTAATTGTTTTGTTTTATCTAGTATTTGATTAAAGGATATGATTtttttatattgataacagCCACACTCCCAGAAGAGTAAATCTAAATTCCAAATGAGAACAACAATCGTTTGCCAAGAAAATATCTAGGAATAATATGTACAACATGCAAATCAGAAGTTTCTTCCAGGATAGTTAGTGGTCATATCTTAACTCAAACTAGCAGCAGCTACTGGAAAATCGGAAGGAACATTCATCATTCTGATTAAATTTTGTTAAGCCCACAATATTACCTGCAAAACTGGTCACCAACACATTTATGTAAACGGTGGAATCCTTAGGTTGACTCCTACCAGTGCTTAGTTCAGAGATAAGATATACTAGTCCATAATAGGCAAAATAACTAGCAAAATGGACAAGCCAAAGAAGAAGAGTTGATCCAATCAGATCGCGTGACCAAAAAGCTCGAAATGTATTTTTGTAACTGGATTTAGTGCTTGTGCCCTTATCATGTCCGAGGTTGTCTTCTGTCATAAGTAGAAGTGTTGTAACAGACGAATCATAGTTGTCCTTGATCCTTTTTGGTTCAGAGGTTACAGTGCCAGGAGGGAGAGAACTGTTATT
This window contains:
- the LOC120692272 gene encoding organic cation/carnitine transporter 7-like isoform X1, which produces MAGGGSGAEAYTTDEALSRLGFGRFQALLLGFLGTGWVAEAMEVMLLSFVGPSVKEEWGVSGGAEGLITSVAFAGMLLGACVGGLVSDRYGRRAGFLFTAIVSGVPGFLCAFSPNYATLLALRFIVGLGLGGNHVLPTWFLEFVPAENRGSWIAAFTCFWTLGTILEALLAWAIMPILGWRWLLAFSSAPCFILLFFSSVIPESPRYLCSRGKVSEAMLVLERMARMNNSSLPPGTVTSEPKRIKDNYDSSVTTLLLMTEDNLGHDKGTSTKSSYKNTFRAFWSRDLIGSTLLLWLVHFASYFAYYGLVYLISELSTGRSQPKDSTVYINVLVTSFAEFPGLLLAALLVDRIGRKVTLGGMILLCCAFSAPLCIQLRQGLSIILLFCARTCVMGSFAVLHVYSPEIYPTSCRNTGVGFANFIGRVGSIVAPLTITALIEKHHQKEAVLVMDLALFLAGVACTLFPLETKGREIH